One Punica granatum isolate Tunisia-2019 chromosome 3, ASM765513v2, whole genome shotgun sequence genomic window carries:
- the LOC116199090 gene encoding geranylgeranyl pyrophosphate synthase, chloroplastic-like yields the protein MNSLNLSAWVSPIRTHPRSLAFRKPSFPLAAPTKHRCPPARLGFSVSAVLTKEETVQEDNRPRPAFDFKAYMLGKAAAVNEALDVAVSLRPPLRIHEAMRYSLLAGGKRVRPILCIAACELVGGALPMAMPSACAVEMIHTMSLIHDDLPCMDNDDLRRGKPTNHKVFGEDVAVLAGDALLAFAFEHIAADTKGVTPARIVRAIGELARSIGAEGLVAGQVVDISSEGISAVGLKELEFIHLHKTAALLEASVVLGAIMGGGSDAEVEKLRIFARSIGLLFQVVDDILDVTMSSQELGKTAGKDLVADKVTYPKLLGIEKSREFAAELLQEACSQLVGFDPEKAAPLVALAKYIANRQN from the exons ATGAATTCCCTCAACTTGAGCGCGTGGGTCTCCCCTATCAGGACCCATCCCAGATCCCTCGCCTTCAGGAAGCCTTCCTTCCCCCTCGCAGCTCCGACGAAGCATCGGTGCCCTCCCGCCAGGCTTGGCTTCTCGGTGTCCGCGGTCCTGACCAAGGAGGAGACGGTCCAGGAGGACAACAGGCCGAGGCCGGCCTTCGACTTCAAGGCCTACATGCTGGGGAAGGCGGCGGCGGTGAACGAGGCCCTGGACGTGGCGGTCTCCCTCCGGCCCCCGCTTAGGATCCACGAGGCGATGCGGTACTCCCTGCTCGCGGGCGGGAAGCGGGTACGGCCGATCCTCTGCATCGCTGCATGCGAGCTTGTCGGTGGGGCGCTGCCTATGGCCATGCCCTCCGCCTGCGCTGTCGAGATGATCCACACCATGTCCCTCATCCACGACGACCTCCCCTGCATGGACAACGATGACCTCCGCCGCGGGAAGCCCACTAACCACAAG GTCTTTGGGGAAGATGttgcggttttggccggtgaTGCCCTCCTAGCATTCGCTTTCGAGCATATTGCTGCAGATACGAAGGGGGTGACCCCTGCACGAATTGTGAGAGCGATTGGGGAGCTCGCGAGGTCAATTGGAGCAGAAGGTTTGGTGGCTGGTCAAGTTGTGGATATAAGCTCCGAGGGGATATCTGCTGTGGGCCTGAAGGAGCTCGAGTTCATCCACCTCCACAAGACTGCGGCCCTTCTCGAGGCCTCAGTCGTCCTCGGGGCAATCATGGGGGGTGGATCAGATGCGGAGGTCGAGAAATTGAGGATCTTTGCCAGGAGCATCGGGTTGCTGTTCCAAGTGGTGGACGATATCTTGGATGTGACAATGTCATCCCAAGAATTGGGGAAAACTGCAGGGAAGGATCTAGTAGCCGATAAGGTCACGTACCCAAAATTGTTAGGGATCGAGAAGTCGAGGGAGTTTGCTGCGGAGTTGTTGCAGGAAGCTTGCAGTCAGTTGGTTGGGTTCGATCCCGAGAAGGCGGCACCACTGGTTGCTCTTGCGAAATACATCGCCAACAGGCAGAACTGA